AGCTTTCATAGGCTGAAGCTAAAATTATAGAAGGGATGAAATGTTCATCAGCAGGAGCATCAATTAAAAGTGTGATTACTTGAATTTTTTCATTTTTTAACTTTGACGAATACAAGGTTAGTGTATTAGCTAACTCATGTGTCATTGCGTGAAATATTTCCTGGTCATCGATGGTTAAAAAATCTTTAATATATGCTGCAATATCTTTACTTTGAGTATGCAACATTGTTGTTTCGTAGTACTTTTGAAAGATTCCGGTAAATGGGTTATTTCGTACACTATGTAACATGGTAACCTCAAAAAGTAATGCAAGAATGGGTTGTTAGAAATGATGTATTCTCAATTTCATAAACCGTGTTGTCTAATTTATAATTTAATTACATAAAATTGCTCTTCAAATTCTGGCTTATTTTTATATCGCTCCATGAAATATGTTGGCGCTATATCCAAATGTTCAAAAATAAGAGGGTTTACTTCTATACCCGCTTGGTGCAGTGCTTTTACTGTTTCTTTTGGATCAGGTGGACAGCCTCGTATAGGGATAGCATGTATATGCGGATTATTTTTATGTAAATTAACCATACATTGGCCAAGTAAAATTGTATATTTTTTCCCATCTGAAGGTTTCATCTTTTTTCCTGTTAAAACTTCAACATCATTCCACGGTTTACCCTGCCATGCAAAAGTTATTGCGGTTAGTACTGCACCATTGAGTGCTGCACAATATGTACACATGGTAATATCGTATTTAGGATATGATAACCCGGTGACTCCCATCTTGTGCAATTTTTCGGGTAATGTCCCATCGTTATTGTATGGGAAAGAATATTCATGAAATGAGGTGAGCGATTCTAATGATTCACCAACAATTTTAATATCAGATAGATCAATTTTCCTTTTTTCCTGTTCAGCAGCTAATTCAAGATATGGTATATTCTTAGGGTTATGGCCAAGTACTATGGTGCCGACAATATCTGCAGATAACATGTCGGCTGAAGCAACAATGATATTACTTCGCCGTGGTTTTCCATCAAATCCTGGACCTCGTTCAAGTGTATATATTCCATCAATAATTGTTGCACCTTTTGGTAAAAGCGGATATAACTTTGCAATCATGTAGTGCAAGTTTTTTTGTTCGTCAGGATTATGAAATTTTTTTCTTGAAGGTATATTGAGTAAACCCTTTAAATTTTTGAGTCCCAGGCTTACAACAGTTTGGGCATGTGTCTTTAGAACTGGAATATTTATTAGAAAATCGCTTTCCAAAGCATCAGCATTTATTTGTATCTCAATTTCATTATCCAATGATACTTTTTTAAATGGCCTATCAAATATATTTACAATATTTACATTATATGTTTTTGCTAATGAAGTATAGCCTAAATAATCAAATGCATGAGCTGCTGTTTCTTTATCGTTAGGATTGAGAGTTACAATGCCTTCGCCAATTGTTATATAGTTTACTCCATAGTCTTTTAGTAATTCAACAACTTCATGCACAACAGCCGAAGTTGTGATAACACCCCATTTGGGGAAAGGCACTTTTGCCCAAAAAACGATATTTGGTTTAATAAAAACTTTATCTGATGGTTTTAAATTTGCAAATGCCTGTGAAAGATCTATAGCATATTGTATGCTTCCTTTGCTTTTATATTGGCTTAGGGCAACGCAATACTTCATATTTACCTCATTACTGTTTTATAAATATGTTATATATTTTATATTTATTTTATGCCCCAACCCAATATACCAGTAGCTATTAACAATGTACATTATTGTCAAGTATTAAAAATGGCAGTACAAAAAAATAATATGTAA
The sequence above is a segment of the Spirochaetota bacterium genome. Coding sequences within it:
- a CDS encoding DUF362 domain-containing protein; translation: MKYCVALSQYKSKGSIQYAIDLSQAFANLKPSDKVFIKPNIVFWAKVPFPKWGVITTSAVVHEVVELLKDYGVNYITIGEGIVTLNPNDKETAAHAFDYLGYTSLAKTYNVNIVNIFDRPFKKVSLDNEIEIQINADALESDFLINIPVLKTHAQTVVSLGLKNLKGLLNIPSRKKFHNPDEQKNLHYMIAKLYPLLPKGATIIDGIYTLERGPGFDGKPRRSNIIVASADMLSADIVGTIVLGHNPKNIPYLELAAEQEKRKIDLSDIKIVGESLESLTSFHEYSFPYNNDGTLPEKLHKMGVTGLSYPKYDITMCTYCAALNGAVLTAITFAWQGKPWNDVEVLTGKKMKPSDGKKYTILLGQCMVNLHKNNPHIHAIPIRGCPPDPKETVKALHQAGIEVNPLIFEHLDIAPTYFMERYKNKPEFEEQFYVIKL